A single region of the Sorghum bicolor cultivar BTx623 chromosome 9, Sorghum_bicolor_NCBIv3, whole genome shotgun sequence genome encodes:
- the LOC8075979 gene encoding protein O-glucosyltransferase 1 — protein sequence MAAEGAAGGRGGRAARYPPLSALVISAIAASSAVIVLAVVHSAYDDALSRTRTLLGHNLEPTPWHPFPHSKGRPPARAALRCAPSIACLPPLSHPPGTANASSSAAAAAGEQRRQCPAYFAAIHRDLAPWRGPGRGVTRALLDAARRRASMRVTITGGGRRLHVDLYYACVQSRALFTVWSLLQLMRRYPGRVPDVDLMFDCMDRPAINRTDHGDGDPSSPPPPPLFRYCTTRDHFDIPFPDWSFWGWPETNIKPWNREFKSIKMGARATRWADRVPTAYWKGNPDVASPLRVALLGCNDTAAWRAEIMRQNWDDEAKSGYTHSKLSSQCTHRYKIYAEGFAWSVSLKYILSCGSMALLIEPRYEDFFSRGLEPRVNYWPVTETGMCESIRDAVDWGNANPGEAELVGRRGQRLVQELRMHAVYDYMLHLLTEYARLMDFRPAAPPPSSSSSHDAPQEACEASVLCLADDKQRRFLEASRAEPAVSDEPCVLPPPPP from the exons ATGGCGGCGGAGGGCGCCGCCGGCGGCCGGGGAGGACGAGCCGCGCGGTACCCGCCTCTTTCGGCGCTCGTCATCTCCGCCATCGCCGCCTCCTCCGCCGTCATCGTCCTCGCCGTCGTCCACTCG GCGTACGACGACGCGTTGTCGCGGACGCGGACGCTGCTGGGCCACAACCTGGAGCCGACGCCATGGCACCCGTTCCCGCACTCCAAGGGCCGGCCGCCGGCGCGCGCCGCGCTGCGGTGCGCGCCGTCCATCGCCTGCCTCCCACCGCTCTCGCATCCACCTGGGACGGCCAacgcgtcgtcgtcggcggcggcggcggcgggtgaaCAGCGGCGTCAGTGCCCGGCCTACTTCGCGGCGATCCACCGGGACCTGGCGCCGTGGCGCGGGCCGGGGCGAGGCGTGACGCGCGCTCTCCTCgacgcggcgcggcggcgcgcgTCCATGCGCGTCACCATCACCGGCGGAGGCCGCCGGCTGCACGTCGACCTCTACTACGCCTGCGTGCAGAGCCGCGCGCTCTTCACCGTCTGGAGCCTGCTCCAGCTCATGCGCCGGTACCCCGGCCGCGTCCCCGACGTCGACCTCATGTTCGACTGCATGGACCGCCCCGCCATCAACCGCACCgaccacggcgacggcgacccTTCCTCCCCCCCGCCGCCCCCTCTCTTCCGCTACTGCACCACCAGGGACCACTTCGACATCCCCTTCCCCGATTGGTCCTTCTGGGGCTG GCCGGAGACGAACATCAAGCCATGGAACAGGGAGTtcaagagcatcaagatgggAGCTCGGGCGACGAGATGGGCAGACAGGGTGCCGACGGCGTACTGGAAGGGGAACCCGGACGTGGCGTCGCCGCTGCGGGTGGCGCTGCTGGGGTGCAACGACACGGCGGCGTGGCGCGCGGAGATCATGCGGCAGAACTGGGACGACGAGGCCAAGTCCGGGTACACGCACTCGAAGCTGTCGTCGCAGTGCACGCACAGGTACAAGATCTACGCGGAGGGGTTCGCGTGGTCGGTCAGCCTCAAGTACATCCTCTCGTGCGGATCCATGGCGCTGCTGATCGAGCCCCGGTACGAGGACTTCTTCAGCCGGGGGCTAGAGCCACGGGTGAACTACTGGCCGGTGACGGAGACGGGGATGTGCGAGTCCATCAGGGACGCCGTCGACTGGGGCAACGCTAACCCCGGCGAGGCCGAGCTCGTCGGCCGGCGAGGGCAGCGGCTCGTGCAGGAGCTCCGGATGCACGCCGTCTACGACTACATGCTGCACCTGCTCACCGAGTACGCAAGACTCATGGACTTCCGccccgcggcgccgccgccgtcgtcgtcgtcgtcgcacgACGCGCCGCAGGAGGCGTGCGAGGCGTCGGTGCTCTGCCTCGCCGACGATAAGCAGCGGAGGTTCCTCGAGGCGTCCAGGGCCGAGCCCGCCGTGAGCGACGAACCCTGCGtgctgccgccaccgccgccttga